The window AAGTCCATGTCACCGCCCGGCATGCCGCCGCCGGCCGGCGCGCCGGCCTTCTCCGGCTTGTCGGCGATGACGGCCTCGGTGGTGAGGAACAGCGCGGCGATGGAGGCGGCGTTCTGCAGCGCGGAACGGGTCACCTTCGCCGGGTCGATGATGCCCTCGGCGATCATGTCGACGTACTCGCCGGTGGCGGCGTTCAGACCGTGGCCGACGGCCAGGTTGCGCACCTTCTCCACGACGACGCCGCCCTCGAGACCACCGTTGACGGCGATCTGCTTCAGCGGGGCCTCCAGGGCGAGCTTCACGGCGTTGGCGCCGGTCGCCTCGTCACCCTCGAGCTCCAGCTTGTCGAAGACGCTGGTGGACTGCAGCAGAGCCACGCCGCCACCGGCGACGATGCCCTCCTCGACGGCCGCCTTGGCGTTGCGCACGGCGTCCTCGATGCGGTGCTTGCGCTCCTTGAGCTCCACCTCGGTGGCGGCACCGGCCTTGATGACCGCGACACCGCCGGCGAGCTTCGCCAGGCGCTCCTGCAGCTTCTCGCGGTCGTAGTCCGAGTCGCTGTTCTCGATCTCGGCGCGGATCTGGTTCACGCGGCCCGCGACCTGGTCGGTCGAGCCGGCACCGTCGACGATGGTGGTCTCGTCCTTGGTGATGACGACCTTGCGGGCGCGGCCGAGGAGGTCCACGGTCGCGTTCTCCAGCTTGAGGCCGACCTCCTCGGAGATGACCTCGCCGCCCGTGAGGATGGCGATGTCGCCGAGCATGGCCTTGCGGCGGTCGCCGAAGCCCGGGGCCTTGACGGCGACGGACTTGAAGGTGCCGCGGATCTTGTTGACGACCAGGGTCGACAGGGCCTCGCCCTCGACGTCCTCGGCGATGATCAGCAGCGGCTTGCCCGACTGCATGACCTTCTCCAGGAGCGGGAGCAGGTCCTTGACCGAGGAGATCTTGGAGTTGGCGATGAGGATGTACGGGTCCTCGAGCGACGCCTCCATGCGCTCCATGTCGGTCGCGAAGTAGGCGGAGATGTAGCCCTTGTCGAAGCGCATGCCCTCGGTGAGCTCGAGCTCGAGCCCGAAGGTCTGCGACTCCTCGACGGTGATGACGCCTTCCTTGCCGACCTTGTCCATGGCCTCGGCGATGAGCTCGCCGATCTGGGTGTCGGCGGCGGAGATGGAGGCGGTGGAGGCGATCTGCTCCTTGGTCTCGACCTCCTTGGCCTGGTCGAGCAGGGCGGCGGAGACGGCCTCGACGGCGCGCTCGATACCGCGCTTCAGGGCCATCGGGTTGGCACCGGCGGCGACGTTGCGCAGGCCTTCCTTGACCAGGGCCTGGGCGAGCACGGTCGCGGTGGTCGTACCGTCACCGGCGACGTCGTCCGTCTTCTTGGCGACTTCCTTGACCAGCTCGGCGCCGATCTTCTCGTACGGGTCCTCGAGCTCGATCTCCTTGGCGATGGAGACACCGTCGTTGGTGATCGTGGGGGCACCCCACTTCTTCTCGAGGACGACGTTGCGGCCCTTGGGGCCGAGGGTCACCTTGACGGCGTCCGCGAGCTGGTTCATGCCGCGCTCGAGGCCTCGCCGCGCCTCCTCGTCGAACGCGATGATCTTGGCCATGTGAAGTGGTCCCTCCAGGACTGGGGGTGATTCCTTCGGACCGCGCCCGCGCCCGCGACGGACGGCCCCGACCTGAGGTGGTTCCTTGCCCCACCTGGCCCGTGGCCTCACCGACTCGGTCCTTCGTTGTCACTCTCACCTTCAGAGTGCTAACGCCAATGATTAGCACTCGACCCCTTCGAGTGCAAGGTGCGCCCGCGAAGCGGGCTCGATGAGGGGTGGCGGTCGGGTGACGGGTGGGCGCAAGCGCCTTCGGGGGGTCGGCGGGCAGTCAGCCGCGTGCGGACACCGCCGGGCCGGCCCGGCGAGGGAGCGGCGCACGGAGGCCGGCACACCCGGACGGCGCGCGGGCACAGCGAAGGGCCCGCACCCCGGCAGCGGAGGTGCGGGCCCTTCCGAAGAAGAACGTCGCTTGCGGTGGTCGCGCGATTCAGGCCGTGACGCGGACCATGTCGGCCTGCGGACCCTTCTGGCCCTGCGAGATCTCGAACTCGACCCGCTGGCCCTCTTCCAGCGTGCGGTAGCCGTCCATCTGGATCGCGCTGTAGTGGACGAAGACGTCCGCACCACCGTCGACCGCGATGAAGCCGTACCCCTTCTCCGCGTTGAACCACTTGACGGTGCCCTGAGCCATGCCTAACTCCCCTATTACTGGCCCTTGCACAGATCCACACTTCGCGGACCCGGGTCAGACCTCACCCCCCGTGAATCGGGGGCGTGCGCCGGAACGCGTCGACCGCGGCCGAATGTATCTGCCCAACTGCCCTCTGCAACAGGTCAATCGGACGAGAAATCTGGACGCACACGGTCCGGAATATAGGAAGAATTCACGCGAATTCAGGGCAATTCGGGCCCCACGAACAAGGCAAATACCGCAAAAGGCTCGCAGACTTTGGCTACTTCTTACCGGGCCCGCGGCAGGATTCCATGGCCCCGGATTCCGATTCCGAGGGCGCGTTCCCCAACTCTACCGCGTTCAATCACACAGAATTGCCCCCTCCGCATCTCTTA of the Streptomyces sp. NBC_01788 genome contains:
- the groL gene encoding chaperonin GroEL (60 kDa chaperone family; promotes refolding of misfolded polypeptides especially under stressful conditions; forms two stacked rings of heptamers to form a barrel-shaped 14mer; ends can be capped by GroES; misfolded proteins enter the barrel where they are refolded when GroES binds), with protein sequence MAKIIAFDEEARRGLERGMNQLADAVKVTLGPKGRNVVLEKKWGAPTITNDGVSIAKEIELEDPYEKIGAELVKEVAKKTDDVAGDGTTTATVLAQALVKEGLRNVAAGANPMALKRGIERAVEAVSAALLDQAKEVETKEQIASTASISAADTQIGELIAEAMDKVGKEGVITVEESQTFGLELELTEGMRFDKGYISAYFATDMERMEASLEDPYILIANSKISSVKDLLPLLEKVMQSGKPLLIIAEDVEGEALSTLVVNKIRGTFKSVAVKAPGFGDRRKAMLGDIAILTGGEVISEEVGLKLENATVDLLGRARKVVITKDETTIVDGAGSTDQVAGRVNQIRAEIENSDSDYDREKLQERLAKLAGGVAVIKAGAATEVELKERKHRIEDAVRNAKAAVEEGIVAGGGVALLQSTSVFDKLELEGDEATGANAVKLALEAPLKQIAVNGGLEGGVVVEKVRNLAVGHGLNAATGEYVDMIAEGIIDPAKVTRSALQNAASIAALFLTTEAVIADKPEKAGAPAGGGMPGGDMDF
- a CDS encoding cold-shock protein, translating into MAQGTVKWFNAEKGYGFIAVDGGADVFVHYSAIQMDGYRTLEEGQRVEFEISQGQKGPQADMVRVTA